GGCATGCTGGATGGCGTCGTGACGACCGAGCATTACCATGACCTCGGCAAGTACATGTTTGGCTTCACGGTTTTCTGGGCCTACATCGCCTTTAGCCAGTACATGCTGATCTGGTACGCCGGCATTCCGGAAGAGACGATCTTTTACAAGCACCGACTCATGCACGGATGGGAATGGCACAGCGCGTTCCTTGTACTCTTCCACTTTATCGTCCCGTTCCTCGTGCTCCTTCCCCGGTTCACGAAGCGGTCGCTGCCGACGCTCTCCTTCATGGCCGTCTGGTTGATCGGGATGCACTGGTTCGACATTCACTGGATTGCGGCCCCGGTCCACGATGCACACCACACGTTCCACTGGCTTGACCTGACCCTTGGACTGGGTCTCTTCCTCGTCTTTGCCGGGACCATCGTGTACCGCCTCACTCGACATTCCCTGGTGCCTGAGAAGGATCCGTACCTGGGAGACTCGCTACATTTTGAAAACGTGTAGGTGTCGGAGCGTTGTGTACGTCTCCACGCACCAATACGAGCGATATCCGTGGTGCTGCCCGCTTGGGTGGCATCACGCATGTAGAGACATTGTTAGGCGGGGCGTAGAGCTGCGTCACACGTGCGTATAATTTTCGATGATCTTCACGCGTGGAGACGACCAACTAACCCGGGTCCGCGTTTTTCCCTAACCCATACGCTGAGCAGAGACCGTTCATGGATACCACCGACTCGAATACACGCTTGGAGTCTCCGGCTCTTGTATCCCCGCGAGGGGCCGAGGTCGTGTATGGCCGCGAAGTCACATTCCAATGGGATGACGTTGACGGTGCGGACGCCTACACGCTTCAAGTGTCGTCGGATGCGAAGTTCAACAACGTCGTACTGCGGGAGGACGTCGGGAAGCAAACGGCTGTCACCGTTGGAGACTATTTTCCGACCGACAACAGTACTTACTTCTGGCGTGTGATCGCCCGCGGCAACGGGGGCGAGACGCCCGGAGAGCGCATCGAGAGTTTCATTGCGGCCACTGAGCAGGACGCAAACCGCGTCATCTCGTCGCCCGCTGAAGAGATGGGCCCTGCAACCCAACTCGTACGTGCCGCGAAGCAAGACGTCTCCTCAGAAATGCTTGAGCCGGAAAGTCGGTTCGAGAAAGAGAAGGAGATGGGTGTTGCTTACGAGGGCGTGGCGACCGGTCAGATCATGTCGATCGCATTGTCGATCCTCGTCGCGATTGGGATTGCCGTCATCGTACTGTTCAACTGGTACAATACAACGACGGCTGTCCAGCGTGAAGCCTCAAGTCAGGCAGGCGAATACACGCAGCTTCGCGAGATTGAAGCACAGGCCGACGAGCAGTTGAGTCAGTCCGGTGTCGTTGATGAGCAGGCCGGTGTGTACCGGATTCCGATTGAGGAAGCGATGGACATCATCGCTACAGAGCAGTTCCGCGCGCAGCAGGCCGAACGTGTGGGCGAGTCGCCAGCGGTAACCGGCGGCGCACAGAATCAGGACGATATCCCAGATGGGCAGCCGTAACCTAGTTTGACACCGAGCGGCGTGTCAGGTGTGGCTACGGCGCCTCCTGTCGGCACACGAGAACACCAAGGTTCCGTCAGGTCCGCCCTCCTTGTGTTGTTGGCGGTAGAAGCGCTTTTGAAAGACTGAACCCGAATGATGGTACGCACCCGCACGGTGCTTGTCACCGTACTCATTCTGCTCTTCGCGAGCGTGTCTCTGGCGGCCGCCCAGGCGCCACCAGAGAAGCAGAAGCGTCGCGAATTCGAGGGGGTGGGCATTGATGCGAAGCACGGTCAAACGATTCCGAAGGACCTCGTCTTTAGGAATAGCGAGGGCGATCCCGTTAGCCTGGAGCAGTACTTCGACGGAGAGAAACCCGTCATTATCAACTTTCTGTACCACGAGTGCCCGATGTTGTGCGGCCTCATGCTAAACGGCATGACGTCCACTCTGTCGGAGATGTCGTGGACGCCCGGGGAGGAGTTTCGCGTGTTGTCGATCAGCTTCAACCATCGCGAGACGTCCAGCGTGGCACGGGAGGCGAAAGAAACGTATATCAAACAGCTTGGAAAACCGGATGCGGCCGATGGATGGCACTTCCTCACGGGAAGTAAAGCCTCCATCGACGCGCTGACATCCTCGACTGGATTCCAGTTTCGATGGGTGGAAGAGCAGCAAGAATATGCGCATCCGACCGCGTGGGTCTTTCTCAGTGGCAATGGAAAGATCACGCAGTACATTTATGGAATGGAACCGAAGGCAGGCGACGTCCGCAAGGCGCTCGTTGAAGCATCGGACGGGTCGGTGGGGAACCCCCTTGATCAGGTTGCGATGTACTGCTTTCAGTTTGATCCGGAGGCCAATACGTATACGGCCGACGCATTCAACCTGATGAAGATCGGGAGTGTCATCACCGTTTTTATACTCGGTGGCGCCCTGTTCTTCTTCTGGCGTCGTGAGAATGAAGATCTCCGCGACATGGAGGATCGTGATCCTCTAAAGGAAATTGACGAACTCGAGGACACCGGCGCATTGAAAGAGCGTTTCGGATGAACCTCCCCCGCACTCACAGACGGAAGCATCGTGTCGTAGACACAGGTTCTTCCGGGCTGGAGTGCTTCGGCCATCGGCCGTAACCCCATTTGCAACTGAACACCATTACCGACCTGAATATGGGCGACCAGGGCACATTTTGGCTTCCAGACGGCGCTTCCACGATCGCGCCGGAGGTAGACAGCCTGTTTATGTTCGTGACGTGGGTCAGCACGATTCTGTTTGTTGGGGTCGTACTGGCAATGCTGTACTTCGCGATTCGCTACCGGCGTAAAAGCCCAGGGGACCGTCCGCAGCCGATCAAAGAGAGCAAGATCCTGGAGATTTCCTGGATTGTCGTTCCTACGATTCTGGTGCTGCTGGTCTTCAACTGGGGCTTCAAGTCGTTCGTCAAGATGGGCGTTGCCCCGCCGAACGCATACGAGATTCGCGCCGAGGCATGGAAGTGGAACTGGCGATTCACGTACCCCAACGGGACGACGAGCCAGGATCTCTACGTGCCGGTCAATCAGCCGGTGAAGATGAAGATGAGCAGCCAAGATGTCATCCACAGCTTCTTCGTGCCGGCCTTCCGCGTCAAGAAGGATGTTGTCCCGAATCGGTATAGTCAGGTATGGTTCGAAGCAACCGAGACTGGAAACTTCGACGTCTTCTGTACGGAGTATTGCGGCACAGCGCACTCGGATATGATGGCGACCGTGAAGGTTGTCTCTCAGTCCGAGTTCAACGAGTGGCTCGAATCCGGTGGGGGAGCGACAGACGACATGCCGCTGCCGGAGCTCGGCGAACTCCTGTACGAGCAGCAGGGTTGCCAGACCTGCCACTCGATGGACGGCTCGCCGAAGGTTGGACCGACATGGAAAGATCTGTACGGCAAGCCGAATCACCCTATGGCAGATGGATCGACCGTGACGGCCGACGAGGACTACCTCAAGGAAGCGATTGTCGAGCCTGGAGCCAAGATTGTCGAGGGGTATCAGAATGTGATGCCCGCATCGTATTCGTCGCTCAGCGAGCGTGAGCTGGCTGCTTTGATCGAATTCATGAAGGCAAACAGTCAGTACGCCGAAGACGGATCCGGCAGCTAAAGACCAGACGCCGTCGCAGACATTTGCGACACAAGATCCGACCGCTCGGTTTTCGTAACATGATCCGAGCTCCGGTCGGCGCTGGAACCACGCGCCGGTCCGGTCGAGTATCGAAATGAGAAGCATCTGTACGAACCTCCATTTACCGGACCAACGCACACATGGACTCCGCGACGAAAGGGGCCGAAGTGGGGCATGAGGAGCACCACGACGAGGCGCATGACCAGAATTATCTCCAGTACGAGCCAGGCATTTGGAACTGGCTGACGACGAAGGACCACAAGAAGATCGGCATCATGTATGCCGTCTCGCTTGCGGTGGTCTTCCTCGTAGCCGGCGTCCTCGCACTGATGGTGCGGACCGAGCTCGTCTCCCAGGGCGAGACGATCATGGATGCGGACACCTACAATCAGGTGTTCACGATGCACGGCATCCTGATGGTCTTCCTGTTCCTGGTGCCATCGATTCCTGCCATCCTGGGCAACTTTGTCTTGCCCCTTCAGATTGGCGCCAAGGACGTAGCCTTCCCTCGTCTCAACCTGGCGAGCTGGTACGTGTACATGATTGGTGCCATCATGACGTGCGCCGCGTTGTACTTCGGCGGCGTTGACACAGGATGGACGTTCTATACGCCATATTCCTCGACGACCGGCGG
The DNA window shown above is from Longibacter salinarum and carries:
- a CDS encoding SCO family protein, translating into MMVRTRTVLVTVLILLFASVSLAAAQAPPEKQKRREFEGVGIDAKHGQTIPKDLVFRNSEGDPVSLEQYFDGEKPVIINFLYHECPMLCGLMLNGMTSTLSEMSWTPGEEFRVLSISFNHRETSSVAREAKETYIKQLGKPDAADGWHFLTGSKASIDALTSSTGFQFRWVEEQQEYAHPTAWVFLSGNGKITQYIYGMEPKAGDVRKALVEASDGSVGNPLDQVAMYCFQFDPEANTYTADAFNLMKIGSVITVFILGGALFFFWRRENEDLRDMEDRDPLKEIDELEDTGALKERFG
- the coxB gene encoding cytochrome c oxidase subunit II — translated: MQLNTITDLNMGDQGTFWLPDGASTIAPEVDSLFMFVTWVSTILFVGVVLAMLYFAIRYRRKSPGDRPQPIKESKILEISWIVVPTILVLLVFNWGFKSFVKMGVAPPNAYEIRAEAWKWNWRFTYPNGTTSQDLYVPVNQPVKMKMSSQDVIHSFFVPAFRVKKDVVPNRYSQVWFEATETGNFDVFCTEYCGTAHSDMMATVKVVSQSEFNEWLESGGGATDDMPLPELGELLYEQQGCQTCHSMDGSPKVGPTWKDLYGKPNHPMADGSTVTADEDYLKEAIVEPGAKIVEGYQNVMPASYSSLSERELAALIEFMKANSQYAEDGSGS